In a single window of the Desulfovibrio mangrovi genome:
- the hmcE gene encoding sulfate respiration complex protein HmcE: MIGFLTGPMLLISLAVFFVGLGFRAVMYVRGLSWQLDRVAYRPHFALGIKGALHSIRRWLIPGGTYSWRDQPFMAAAFFLFHIGGVFVPLFLLGHQILLKQALGFSLPAMPSIVADVLTLLAILGGVMLALRRIALTEVRILTTPYDWFILAVSVAPFVTGFVARMHWGNYDFWITAHILTGELLLIIAPFTKLSHIVLFFMSRGQLGMDYSIKRGGMKRNYAFPW; this comes from the coding sequence ATGATTGGATTCCTTACCGGACCGATGCTGCTGATATCCCTCGCGGTATTCTTCGTGGGACTCGGGTTTCGTGCCGTCATGTACGTAAGGGGACTCAGCTGGCAGCTCGACCGTGTTGCCTACAGGCCCCATTTCGCCCTCGGCATAAAGGGTGCTCTGCACTCCATCCGCCGCTGGCTTATTCCCGGTGGTACCTATAGCTGGCGCGACCAGCCCTTCATGGCTGCCGCCTTCTTCCTGTTCCACATCGGTGGCGTGTTTGTGCCCCTGTTCCTGCTGGGTCACCAGATCCTGTTGAAGCAGGCGCTGGGCTTCAGCCTGCCCGCCATGCCTTCCATCGTGGCAGACGTGCTGACCCTGCTTGCCATTCTCGGCGGTGTGATGCTGGCCCTGCGCCGTATCGCCCTTACCGAAGTGCGCATTCTCACCACGCCTTACGACTGGTTCATTCTGGCTGTTTCCGTAGCGCCGTTTGTGACCGGCTTTGTCGCCCGTATGCACTGGGGCAACTATGATTTCTGGATCACTGCCCACATCCTTACCGGCGAACTGCTGCTCATCATCGCTCCCTTCACCAAGCTCTCGCACATCGTGCTCTTCTTCATGTCCCGCGGCCAGCTGGGCATGGACTACAGCATCAAGCGCGGCGGCATGAAGCGGAACTACGCTTTCCCCTGGTAA
- the hmcC gene encoding sulfate respiration complex protein HmcC, whose amino-acid sequence MSHNQKSFWTPGNVLTAFILAGGLVLTFLRFYKGIGAVTNLDDNNPWGVWIGFDLLCGVALAAGGYVTSASCYLFGLKHYHSAVRPAITTAFLGYFFVVVALMYDLGHPWRLPYPLVYSQGTTSLLFEVGLCVATYVTVLFVEWSPAALEWLGFRKIRNFVIKLTLPLTILGVVLSTMHQSSLGALFVIAPGKLHPLWYSSFLPVFFFISSMVAGASMVIFEGTLAHKGLHDKMDETHLKEADGVAFGMAKAASFILMGYFFIKLFDITMDNDWAYLATGYGAWFLVEMFGFVALPSFLYALGVREKNLKLVRIASVFGVLGIVINRFNVSMIAFNWQLPAAERYFPSWMEVGISIFVVTLIVTTYRFIATKMPVLYEHPEYKDAH is encoded by the coding sequence ATGAGCCATAACCAGAAATCGTTCTGGACGCCGGGCAACGTGCTCACCGCCTTCATTCTCGCTGGCGGCCTGGTGCTTACGTTCCTGCGCTTCTACAAGGGTATCGGTGCTGTCACCAACCTTGACGACAACAACCCCTGGGGGGTCTGGATCGGATTCGACCTGCTCTGCGGCGTAGCTCTTGCCGCGGGCGGCTATGTAACCTCCGCTTCCTGCTACCTCTTCGGACTCAAGCATTACCATTCGGCAGTGCGTCCCGCCATCACCACGGCGTTCCTCGGCTACTTCTTCGTTGTTGTGGCCCTGATGTACGACCTTGGTCATCCGTGGCGCCTGCCTTATCCGCTGGTATACTCGCAGGGCACCACCTCGCTTCTCTTCGAAGTGGGTCTGTGCGTTGCCACCTATGTGACCGTGTTGTTCGTGGAATGGTCTCCCGCCGCCCTGGAATGGCTGGGCTTCCGCAAGATCCGCAACTTCGTGATCAAGCTGACCCTGCCCCTGACCATTCTCGGCGTGGTTCTTTCCACCATGCATCAGAGCTCGCTCGGCGCGCTCTTCGTCATCGCCCCCGGCAAGCTGCACCCGCTGTGGTACTCCAGCTTCCTGCCCGTGTTCTTCTTCATCTCCTCCATGGTGGCTGGCGCCTCCATGGTAATCTTTGAAGGTACGCTGGCGCACAAGGGTCTGCATGACAAGATGGACGAAACCCACCTGAAGGAAGCTGACGGCGTCGCCTTCGGCATGGCCAAGGCTGCCTCCTTCATCCTGATGGGCTACTTCTTCATCAAGCTGTTCGACATCACCATGGACAACGACTGGGCATACCTCGCCACCGGTTACGGTGCATGGTTCCTCGTTGAAATGTTCGGCTTTGTCGCCCTGCCCTCTTTCCTCTACGCCCTCGGCGTACGTGAAAAGAACCTCAAGCTGGTGCGCATCGCCTCCGTCTTCGGCGTGCTTGGTATCGTGATCAACCGTTTCAACGTAAGCATGATCGCCTTCAACTGGCAGCTCCCCGCTGCCGAGCGTTACTTCCCCAGCTGGATGGAAGTAGGCATCTCCATCTTCGTTGTAACCCTGATCGTCACCACCTACCGGTTCATTGCTACCAAGATGCCCGTTCTGTACGAGCATCCTGAGTACAAGGACGCCCACTAG
- the hmcD gene encoding sulfate respiration complex protein HmcD, which produces MEHIFYTLHDFMLHTKSIVYVLMGMALVSFVGYWLFLTGRDEKIRKY; this is translated from the coding sequence ATGGAACACATTTTCTACACCCTCCACGACTTCATGCTGCATACCAAGTCCATCGTATACGTTCTGATGGGCATGGCTCTGGTCAGCTTTGTCGGCTACTGGCTGTTCCTCACCGGCAGAGACGAGAAGATCCGGAAGTACTAG